A window of Streptomyces marispadix contains these coding sequences:
- a CDS encoding PhoH family protein gives MTQTTTNQAGSSQAPQATARFTVPAKHPMVTVLGSGDSLLRVIEQAFPAADIHVRGNEISASGEAAEVDLIQRLFDEMMLVLRTGQPMTEDAVERSISMLRDQQDGTGAATETPAEVLTQNILSNRGRTIRPKTLNQKRYVDAIDKHTVVFGIGPAGTGKTYLAMAKAVQALQSKQVNRIILTRPAVEAGERLGFLPGTLYEKIDPYLRPLYDALHDMLDPDSIPRLMAAGTIEVAPLAYMRGRAQPVFTKVLTPDGWRPIGELQVGDLVTGSDGEPTPVLGVYPQGEKDIYRVTAQDGSWTLCCGEHLWTVRTASDRRRDRPWRVLETKEMAGSLRAAHARRYELPMLTAPAAFPEREVPMDPYALGLLLGDGGITGTTTPSFSTEDPELAEALEAALPGVAVRHKSGPDYVLNRVKAPGDVVTLENPVTGVMRQLDLLGSRSNTKLVPEVFLHNSAEVRLALLQGLLDSDGGPVVQADRTCRVQYTTTSILLRDDVVSLVQSLGGVAYTRRRAAAGRAPGRVRNRRVPYRYDAHVLDIRLPEGVEPFRLARKREKYHAAGGGGRPMRFVDTIEPAGREEAVCIQVGAEDSLYVTQDYLLTHNTLNDAFIILDEAQNTNPEQMKMFLTRLGFDSKIVITGDVTQVDLPGGTRSGLRQVREILDGVDDVHFSMLDSSDVVRHKLVSRIVDAYERYDVRNGTDAAAHVPTAGRGSGGKAGDRQGRGGGSANGAPDTHSGPAHGGPGRGDSGHSHGKH, from the coding sequence ATGACGCAGACAACGACGAACCAGGCGGGCTCATCTCAGGCACCGCAAGCCACGGCCCGCTTCACCGTTCCGGCCAAGCACCCGATGGTGACCGTGCTGGGTTCCGGCGACTCCCTGTTGCGCGTGATCGAGCAGGCGTTCCCCGCCGCCGACATCCATGTGCGCGGCAACGAGATCAGCGCCTCCGGCGAGGCCGCCGAGGTCGATCTGATCCAGCGCCTCTTCGACGAGATGATGCTGGTCCTGCGTACCGGCCAGCCCATGACGGAGGACGCCGTCGAGCGCTCCATCTCGATGCTCCGCGACCAGCAGGACGGCACCGGCGCCGCCACGGAGACCCCGGCCGAGGTGCTCACGCAGAACATCCTCTCCAACCGCGGCCGCACGATCCGCCCCAAGACGCTCAACCAGAAGCGGTACGTCGACGCGATCGACAAGCACACCGTCGTCTTCGGCATCGGCCCCGCCGGCACGGGCAAGACCTACCTCGCGATGGCCAAGGCCGTCCAGGCCCTCCAGTCCAAGCAGGTCAACAGGATCATCCTGACCAGGCCGGCCGTGGAGGCCGGCGAGCGCCTCGGCTTCCTGCCCGGCACGCTCTACGAGAAGATCGACCCGTATCTGCGCCCGCTCTACGACGCCCTGCACGACATGCTCGACCCCGACTCCATCCCCCGCCTGATGGCGGCCGGGACGATCGAGGTGGCGCCGCTGGCCTATATGCGGGGCAGGGCGCAGCCCGTGTTCACGAAGGTCCTGACGCCCGACGGCTGGCGCCCCATCGGGGAGCTTCAGGTGGGCGATCTGGTCACAGGGTCGGACGGAGAGCCCACCCCGGTGCTCGGCGTGTACCCGCAGGGCGAGAAGGACATCTACCGGGTCACCGCTCAGGACGGTTCATGGACCTTGTGCTGCGGAGAGCACCTGTGGACTGTCCGTACGGCCTCCGACCGCCGCCGAGACCGGCCGTGGAGGGTCCTTGAGACCAAGGAGATGGCGGGCAGTCTCCGTGCCGCGCATGCGCGGCGGTACGAGCTGCCGATGCTCACCGCCCCGGCGGCCTTCCCCGAGAGGGAAGTCCCGATGGATCCCTACGCATTGGGGCTGCTGCTGGGCGACGGAGGCATCACCGGGACCACCACGCCGTCCTTCTCGACCGAGGACCCCGAGCTCGCCGAGGCTCTGGAGGCGGCGTTGCCGGGTGTCGCAGTGCGCCACAAGAGCGGGCCGGACTACGTCCTGAACAGGGTCAAGGCGCCCGGCGACGTCGTGACACTGGAGAACCCGGTCACGGGCGTCATGCGGCAGCTCGACCTTCTGGGCAGCCGCTCGAACACGAAGCTCGTGCCGGAGGTCTTCCTCCACAACTCCGCCGAGGTCCGTCTCGCACTGCTACAGGGGCTCCTCGACTCCGACGGCGGCCCCGTCGTCCAGGCCGACCGCACCTGCCGGGTCCAGTACACGACGACGTCGATCCTGCTCCGCGACGATGTCGTGTCGCTCGTCCAGTCCCTGGGCGGGGTGGCGTACACCCGGCGCAGGGCGGCGGCAGGCCGTGCCCCGGGACGGGTGAGGAACCGCCGAGTCCCCTACCGGTACGACGCGCACGTTCTGGACATCCGCCTTCCCGAGGGCGTCGAACCGTTCCGTCTCGCCCGCAAGCGGGAGAAGTACCACGCGGCGGGCGGCGGCGGACGTCCGATGCGCTTCGTCGACACCATCGAGCCTGCGGGCCGTGAGGAGGCGGTGTGCATCCAGGTCGGGGCTGAGGACTCGCTCTACGTCACTCAGGACTACCTGCTCACGCACAACACCCTCAATGACGCGTTCATCATCCTGGACGAGGCGCAGAACACGAACCCCGAGCAGATGAAGATGTTCCTCACCCGGCTCGGGTTCGACTCGAAGATCGTGATCACCGGGGACGTGACGCAGGTCGACCTGCCGGGCGGCACCCGGAGCGGACTGCGGCAGGTGCGGGAGATCCTGGACGGCGTGGACGACGTGCACTTCAGCATGCTCGACAGCTCCGACGTGGTGCGGCACAAGCTGGTCAGCCGCATCGTCGACGCCTACGAGCGCTACGACGTGCGCAACGGCACGGACGCCGCCGCCCACGTCCCGACGGCCGGACGCGGCAGCGGCGGCAAGGCGGGCGACCGCCAGGGCCGCGGCGGCGGCTCCGCCAACGGCGCCCCCGACACCCACAGCGGCCCCGCCCACGGCGGTCCAGGCCGCGGCGACTCCGGTCACAGT
- a CDS encoding PfkB family carbohydrate kinase yields the protein MPPGPHTFDPLAALRAPGDPACDVYLAGTVFLDIIFTGLDSAPVRGTESWARGMGSSPGGVANMATALARLGLRTSLAAAFGDDMYGDYCREALDKGEGIDLSLSHTVPGWHSPVTVSMAYEGERTMVSHGHEAPPRETAPLTLPYGADVRHPGGTPTGSVSTTDGVSTTDGEDGAEGAGGAAHPGTANVPLDPEAPGCPPPARACVTSLAPGESQDWIGVAARRGSRVFADVGWDGTGRWDLAALPDLEHCEAFLPNAEEAMRYTRTDCPRTAAHALAEKVPLAVVTLGAQGSVAVDGRTGESAEVPGIPVDALDTTGAGDVFVAGFVMGSLAGWPLADRLAFAGLTAALSVQEFGGSLSAPGWPEIAAWWRRVRTADPGTRPRPAERRTPGAVPDPAPAGVHRSAPCHPDNPYARTYAFLDAVLTGCPGPGPRRRALPTLGFGRGTGPA from the coding sequence GTGCCGCCCGGCCCCCACACCTTCGACCCGCTCGCCGCCCTCCGCGCCCCCGGAGACCCGGCCTGCGACGTCTACCTCGCAGGCACCGTCTTCCTCGACATCATCTTCACCGGCCTCGACTCCGCCCCCGTACGGGGCACCGAGTCCTGGGCGCGCGGAATGGGCTCGTCCCCCGGCGGCGTCGCCAACATGGCGACCGCCCTCGCACGTCTGGGGCTGCGCACCTCGCTCGCCGCGGCGTTCGGCGACGACATGTACGGCGACTACTGCCGCGAAGCCCTCGACAAGGGCGAAGGCATCGACCTCAGCCTCTCCCACACCGTCCCCGGCTGGCACTCGCCCGTGACCGTCTCCATGGCCTACGAGGGCGAACGCACCATGGTCTCCCACGGCCACGAGGCCCCGCCCCGCGAGACGGCGCCGCTCACGCTCCCCTACGGCGCAGACGTGCGGCACCCCGGCGGCACACCGACCGGCAGCGTGAGCACCACGGACGGCGTGAGCACCACGGACGGCGAGGACGGCGCGGAGGGCGCCGGCGGCGCGGCCCACCCCGGCACGGCCAACGTCCCCCTCGACCCGGAGGCCCCCGGCTGCCCGCCGCCCGCCCGCGCCTGCGTGACCTCCCTCGCCCCGGGCGAGAGCCAGGACTGGATCGGCGTCGCCGCCCGCCGCGGCAGCCGGGTCTTCGCCGACGTCGGCTGGGACGGCACCGGCCGCTGGGACCTCGCCGCCCTGCCCGACCTGGAGCACTGCGAGGCGTTCCTCCCCAACGCCGAGGAGGCCATGCGCTACACCCGCACCGACTGCCCCCGCACAGCGGCACACGCTCTGGCCGAGAAGGTGCCGCTCGCCGTCGTCACCCTCGGAGCACAGGGCTCCGTCGCCGTCGACGGCCGCACCGGCGAGAGCGCCGAGGTCCCCGGCATCCCCGTCGACGCCCTCGACACCACCGGCGCGGGAGACGTCTTCGTCGCCGGCTTCGTCATGGGCTCACTGGCGGGCTGGCCGCTGGCCGACCGGCTGGCCTTCGCGGGGCTCACGGCGGCGCTGTCCGTCCAGGAGTTCGGGGGCTCGCTCTCCGCGCCGGGCTGGCCCGAGATCGCAGCGTGGTGGCGCCGCGTACGTACGGCGGACCCGGGCACGCGACCCCGGCCCGCGGAACGCAGGACGCCCGGAGCCGTCCCGGACCCCGCACCGGCAGGCGTACACCGATCGGCCCCCTGCCACCCGGACAACCCCTACGCCCGCACCTACGCCTTCCTCGACGCGGTGCTCACCGGCTGCCCCGGCCCCGGCCCGCGCCGCCGAGCCCTGCCCACCCTCGGCTTCGGCCGCGGCACCGGGCCCGCCTAG
- a CDS encoding cation:proton antiporter: MHDTTAMLIELGAIILALGLLGRFAGRIGFSPIPLYLLAGLAFGHGGMIPLQASEEFIATGAEIGVILLLLLLGLEYSASELVTNLRTQYPSGAVDFVLNALPGAAAALLLGWGPVAAVVLAGVTWISSSGVIAKVLGDLGRLGNRETPVILGVLVIEDLAMAVYLPILTAILAGAGLAGGSLTLLISLGTVGAVLYLALRHGRLISRVVSSDNAEMLLLVVLGLTLLVAGIAQKLQVSAAVGAFLVGIALSDEVAEGAHSLLTPLRDLFAAVFFVFFGLSTEPADIPPVLLPALVLAVVTALTKVATGWYAARRAGIKAPGRWRAGGTLVARGEFSIVIAGLAAGAEPRIGPLATAYVLILVVLGPLTARWAEPVARRLRRGRTAEIPPRPKPEAAAAAEELPRAAADEPDSASTSR, encoded by the coding sequence GTGCACGACACCACCGCCATGCTCATCGAACTCGGGGCGATCATCCTGGCCTTGGGCCTTCTCGGAAGATTCGCCGGACGCATCGGCTTCTCGCCGATCCCCCTCTATCTGCTCGCCGGTCTCGCCTTCGGCCACGGCGGCATGATCCCGCTCCAGGCCAGTGAGGAATTCATCGCCACGGGCGCGGAGATCGGCGTCATCCTCCTGCTGCTCCTGCTCGGCCTCGAATACAGCGCCTCCGAACTCGTCACCAACCTCAGGACCCAATACCCCTCCGGCGCCGTCGACTTCGTACTCAACGCGCTGCCCGGTGCCGCCGCCGCGCTGCTGCTGGGCTGGGGCCCGGTCGCCGCGGTCGTACTCGCGGGGGTCACCTGGATCTCCTCGTCGGGCGTCATCGCCAAGGTCCTCGGGGACCTCGGCCGACTCGGCAACCGGGAGACGCCCGTCATCCTCGGCGTACTGGTCATCGAGGACCTGGCGATGGCCGTCTATCTGCCGATCCTCACCGCGATCCTCGCCGGTGCGGGCCTCGCGGGCGGTTCGCTGACGCTGCTGATCTCGCTGGGCACCGTCGGCGCGGTGCTCTATCTCGCGCTGCGGCACGGACGTCTCATCAGCCGGGTCGTCTCGTCCGACAACGCGGAGATGCTGCTGCTGGTGGTGCTCGGCCTCACGCTGCTCGTCGCCGGGATCGCGCAGAAGCTCCAGGTCTCGGCGGCCGTCGGCGCCTTCCTGGTCGGGATCGCGCTCTCCGACGAGGTCGCCGAGGGCGCGCACAGCCTGCTCACACCGCTGCGCGACCTCTTCGCCGCCGTCTTCTTCGTCTTCTTCGGGCTGTCCACCGAGCCCGCCGACATCCCGCCCGTGCTGCTGCCCGCGCTCGTCCTCGCCGTCGTCACCGCGCTCACGAAGGTCGCCACCGGCTGGTACGCCGCACGCCGCGCGGGCATCAAGGCCCCCGGGCGGTGGCGGGCCGGCGGCACGCTCGTGGCGCGCGGCGAGTTCTCCATCGTCATCGCGGGCCTCGCCGCCGGGGCCGAACCGCGCATCGGCCCGCTGGCCACGGCGTACGTGCTCATCCTCGTCGTACTCGGGCCGCTCACCGCCCGCTGGGCGGAGCCCGTCGCCCGGCGGCTACGCCGCGGCAGGACGGCCGAGATCCCGCCACGGCCGAAGCCGGAGGCGGCCGCCGCCGCCGAGGAGCTTCCACGGGCCGCCGCCGACGAGCCGGACTCCGCCAGCACATCCCGCTGA
- a CDS encoding S-(hydroxymethyl)mycothiol dehydrogenase: protein MSQEVRGVIAPGKDEPVRVETVVVPDPGPGEAVVRVQACGVCHTDLHYKQGGISDDFPFLLGHEAAGVVESVGEGTTEVEPGDFVILNWRAVCGRCRACRRGRPWYCFDTHNARQPMTLASGTELSPALGIGAFAEKTLVASGQCTKVDPEVSPAVAGLLGCGVMAGIGAAINTGQVGRGDSVAVIGCGGVGDAAIAGSRLAGAARVIAVDIDERKLRQAESMGATHTVDSSSTDPVEAIRELTDGFGADVVIEAVGRPETYRQAFYARDLAGTVVLVGVPTPEMRLELPLLDVFGRGGSLKSSWYGDCLPSRDFPMLIDLHRQGRLDLEKFVTEKIALDEVEHAFDRMHAGDVLRSVVVF, encoded by the coding sequence ATGTCACAGGAGGTGCGCGGCGTCATCGCGCCGGGCAAGGACGAACCGGTGCGCGTGGAGACCGTCGTGGTCCCCGACCCCGGGCCCGGCGAGGCCGTGGTGCGGGTGCAGGCGTGCGGCGTCTGCCACACCGATCTGCACTACAAGCAGGGCGGCATCAGCGACGACTTCCCCTTCCTCCTCGGCCATGAGGCCGCGGGCGTCGTGGAGTCCGTGGGCGAAGGCACCACGGAGGTCGAGCCCGGCGACTTCGTGATCCTCAACTGGCGTGCGGTGTGCGGACGTTGCCGTGCCTGCCGCCGTGGACGCCCCTGGTACTGCTTCGACACGCACAACGCCCGTCAGCCCATGACCCTCGCCTCCGGCACGGAACTCTCCCCGGCGCTCGGCATCGGAGCCTTCGCCGAGAAGACGCTGGTGGCGTCGGGTCAGTGCACCAAGGTCGACCCCGAGGTGTCCCCGGCGGTCGCGGGTCTGCTCGGCTGCGGCGTGATGGCGGGGATCGGCGCCGCGATCAACACCGGCCAGGTGGGGCGCGGCGACTCCGTCGCGGTCATCGGCTGCGGCGGCGTGGGCGACGCGGCCATCGCCGGTTCCCGGCTCGCCGGGGCGGCCCGGGTGATCGCCGTGGACATCGACGAACGCAAGCTGCGGCAGGCGGAGTCCATGGGCGCGACCCACACCGTCGACTCCAGCTCGACCGACCCGGTCGAGGCGATCCGCGAACTGACGGACGGCTTCGGCGCGGACGTGGTCATCGAGGCGGTCGGCCGCCCCGAGACGTACCGACAGGCCTTCTACGCACGTGACCTGGCCGGGACGGTCGTCCTGGTCGGCGTGCCGACGCCGGAGATGCGCCTCGAACTCCCGCTGCTGGACGTCTTCGGGCGCGGCGGCTCCCTCAAGTCCTCCTGGTACGGCGACTGTCTGCCGTCCCGCGACTTCCCCATGCTGATCGACCTCCACCGCCAAGGGCGGCTGGATCTGGAGAAGTTCGTCACCGAGAAGATCGCGCTGGACGAGGTGGAGCACGCCTTCGACCGCATGCACGCGGGGGACGTGCTGCGGTCGGTGGTGGTGTTCTGA
- a CDS encoding HAD family acid phosphatase: MPPTEQDTSARTKTTFPWALSRGRRAAITALTVTAVLTGTALFGAGQATAERSAPGTDREIPNIDKVKEQIADYYGDIETPDGEHYASPKSDYAKQVRGIAADAQRDLKRAMAKEHEKSGDSAKSGAGAAGSGGSGHGHKPAIVMDVDDTTLLTYNFERQIGYNFDPKLQDEYLRTTDMDAVFGMKKLVNWAHSSGITVFFLTGRAEHQRDWSVRNLKNVGYKAPVDAKHFYLKDKENPPPYLECGSDCTTVEYKSGTRKHFESEGFRILANFGDQFSDLKGGHAERTYKLPNPMYFLP, encoded by the coding sequence ATGCCGCCGACCGAACAAGACACGAGCGCACGCACCAAGACGACGTTCCCCTGGGCGCTTTCGCGCGGGCGCCGCGCCGCGATCACCGCGCTCACCGTCACGGCCGTCCTCACCGGTACCGCCCTCTTCGGCGCGGGACAGGCGACGGCCGAGCGCTCCGCGCCGGGCACCGACCGCGAGATACCCAACATCGACAAGGTCAAGGAACAGATCGCCGACTACTACGGGGACATCGAGACCCCCGACGGCGAGCACTACGCGTCCCCGAAGAGCGACTACGCCAAGCAGGTGCGCGGCATCGCGGCCGACGCCCAGCGCGATCTGAAGCGCGCCATGGCCAAGGAGCACGAGAAGTCCGGGGATTCCGCGAAGTCCGGCGCCGGTGCGGCGGGGAGCGGCGGGTCCGGGCACGGGCACAAGCCGGCCATCGTCATGGACGTCGACGACACCACGCTGCTCACGTACAACTTCGAGCGGCAGATCGGCTACAACTTCGACCCGAAGCTTCAGGACGAGTATCTGCGCACCACGGACATGGACGCCGTCTTCGGCATGAAGAAGCTGGTCAACTGGGCGCACAGCAGCGGCATCACGGTCTTCTTCCTCACCGGCCGCGCCGAGCACCAGCGCGACTGGAGCGTGCGGAACCTGAAGAACGTCGGCTACAAGGCCCCCGTCGACGCCAAGCACTTCTACCTCAAGGACAAGGAGAACCCGCCGCCGTATCTGGAGTGCGGCTCGGACTGCACGACGGTCGAGTACAAGTCCGGCACGCGCAAGCACTTCGAGTCCGAGGGCTTCAGGATCCTCGCCAACTTCGGCGACCAGTTCAGCGACCTCAAGGGCGGCCACGCGGAGCGCACTTACAAGCTGCCCAACCCGATGTACTTCCTGCCGTAG
- a CDS encoding pyridoxal-phosphate dependent enzyme, translated as MSGIPSTEDRGAAPGTEPVTLADVRDAADRLKGAAHRTPVLRSRTLDRLVGAEVHLKCENFQRVGAFKFRGAYNAVCRLPSAQLANGVAAYSSGNHAQAVALAARELGSRAVIVMPEDSPRSKIDATADYGAEIVTYDRYTEDREAIGRRLAEERGLALVPPYEHPHIIAGQGTAALELLEETGELDALVVPVGGGGLAAGSATAAKGLHPEIRVIGVEPEAGDDTRRSLAAGRRVSLEEVPRTIADGQAAVTPGELTFSVNRRLLSAVEVVSDEEIRAAMRLAFERLKIVIEPSGATGVAALLAGRIDPLPARVGVVVSGGNIGIRRFLELMREDGDG; from the coding sequence ATGAGCGGCATCCCGAGTACGGAAGACCGCGGGGCGGCGCCCGGCACCGAGCCGGTCACGCTCGCCGACGTACGTGACGCGGCCGACCGGCTGAAGGGGGCGGCGCACCGCACGCCGGTGCTCCGCTCCCGCACGCTGGACCGGCTGGTCGGCGCCGAAGTCCATCTGAAGTGCGAGAACTTCCAGCGGGTGGGGGCGTTCAAGTTCCGCGGCGCCTACAACGCCGTGTGCCGGCTGCCGTCCGCGCAGCTCGCGAACGGCGTCGCCGCCTACTCGTCGGGCAACCACGCGCAGGCCGTGGCGCTCGCCGCCCGCGAACTGGGCAGCAGGGCCGTCATCGTGATGCCGGAGGACAGCCCGCGCTCCAAGATCGACGCGACGGCCGACTACGGCGCGGAGATCGTCACCTACGACCGCTACACCGAGGACCGTGAGGCCATCGGCAGGCGGCTGGCCGAGGAACGGGGGCTTGCGCTCGTGCCGCCGTATGAGCATCCGCACATCATCGCGGGCCAGGGCACCGCGGCGCTGGAACTGCTGGAGGAGACCGGGGAGTTGGACGCCCTCGTCGTCCCGGTGGGCGGGGGCGGGCTGGCCGCCGGATCGGCGACCGCGGCGAAGGGGCTCCATCCGGAGATCCGTGTGATCGGGGTGGAGCCGGAGGCGGGCGACGACACACGCCGTTCCCTCGCGGCGGGACGCCGGGTCTCGCTGGAGGAGGTGCCGCGCACCATCGCCGACGGCCAAGCGGCCGTGACGCCCGGCGAGTTGACGTTCTCCGTCAACCGGCGGCTGCTGTCGGCCGTCGAGGTGGTGAGCGACGAGGAGATCCGTGCGGCGATGCGTCTCGCGTTCGAGCGGCTGAAGATCGTGATCGAGCCGAGCGGTGCGACGGGGGTCGCGGCGCTGCTCGCCGGGCGCATCGATCCGCTTCCGGCCCGGGTCGGGGTCGTGGTCTCGGGCGGCAACATCGGGATACGGCGATTCCTGGAGCTGATGCGCGAGGACGGCGACGGCTGA
- a CDS encoding ribonuclease Z gives MSPRELVVLGTASQVPTRQRNHNGYVLLWDGHGILFDPGEGTQRQMLRAGVSAHDLTRICVTHFHGDHSLGLAGVVQRINLDRVPHTVTAHYPASGERFFERLCYATAYRETVRLRRRPVAGAGELTGTGGAAESGTGPAGGPDAEPEEERPPFSLFAHRLSHPVETYGYRLDEPGSRRMLPERLEARGIRGPDVSRLKRTGELRGVRLEEVSEPRPGQSFAFVMDTRMCDGVHELARGCDLLVIEATFLDEDAALAEEYGHLTAGQAGRAAAEAGVRSLVLTHFSQRYTDASLFARQARRAGYEGELTVAEDVMRVPVPKRRPSR, from the coding sequence ATGTCGCCGCGTGAACTGGTCGTGCTGGGGACCGCCAGCCAGGTGCCGACCCGGCAGCGCAACCACAACGGCTACGTGCTGCTCTGGGACGGCCACGGCATCCTCTTCGACCCCGGCGAGGGCACGCAGCGCCAGATGCTGCGAGCCGGAGTCTCGGCGCACGATCTGACGCGTATCTGCGTCACGCACTTCCACGGCGACCATTCGCTCGGGCTGGCCGGTGTCGTTCAGCGCATCAATCTCGACCGGGTGCCGCACACCGTCACGGCGCACTACCCCGCGAGCGGCGAGCGCTTCTTCGAGCGGCTCTGCTATGCGACGGCGTACCGGGAGACGGTGCGGCTGCGCCGCCGACCGGTCGCCGGTGCGGGGGAGTTGACGGGCACGGGCGGCGCCGCGGAGTCGGGTACGGGCCCCGCAGGCGGGCCGGACGCCGAGCCGGAGGAGGAGCGGCCTCCCTTCTCGCTCTTCGCGCACCGGCTCTCCCACCCCGTGGAGACCTACGGCTACCGCCTCGACGAGCCCGGCTCGCGCCGCATGCTCCCGGAGCGGCTGGAGGCCCGCGGCATCCGCGGCCCCGACGTATCGAGGCTGAAGCGCACGGGCGAACTGCGCGGCGTACGCCTGGAGGAGGTCAGCGAGCCCCGGCCGGGGCAGTCCTTCGCGTTCGTCATGGACACCCGCATGTGCGACGGAGTACACGAATTGGCCCGCGGCTGCGACCTCCTCGTCATCGAGGCCACGTTCCTCGACGAGGACGCCGCCCTGGCGGAGGAGTACGGACATCTCACGGCGGGCCAGGCCGGACGCGCGGCGGCGGAGGCAGGCGTACGCAGCCTCGTGCTCACCCACTTCTCACAGCGCTACACGGACGCCTCGCTCTTCGCCCGGCAGGCCCGAAGGGCGGGCTACGAAGGGGAGTTGACGGTCGCGGAGGACGTGATGCGCGTCCCCGTGCCCAAGCGGCGGCCCTCCCGCTGA
- a CDS encoding histidine triad nucleotide-binding protein, translating to MAGEPQADCLFCKIVAGEVPATVVRESQAITAFRDINPQAPTHVLVIPKAHYPDAASLAAAEPQLAADVLVEAGEVAAAENITAGAGGPGNGYRIVFNTGSGAGQTVFHAHAHVLGGRGFNWPPG from the coding sequence ATGGCTGGAGAACCGCAGGCCGACTGCCTGTTCTGCAAGATCGTCGCCGGTGAGGTGCCGGCGACGGTGGTACGCGAGTCGCAGGCGATCACCGCGTTCCGCGACATCAATCCGCAGGCGCCCACGCACGTTCTCGTGATCCCCAAGGCGCACTACCCCGACGCCGCCTCCCTCGCCGCCGCCGAGCCGCAGCTCGCCGCGGACGTGCTGGTCGAAGCGGGCGAGGTCGCCGCCGCGGAGAACATCACCGCGGGGGCGGGCGGACCGGGCAACGGTTACCGCATCGTCTTCAACACCGGCTCCGGCGCGGGCCAGACGGTCTTCCACGCACACGCACACGTCCTCGGCGGGCGCGGCTTCAACTGGCCGCCCGGCTGA
- a CDS encoding DUF5994 family protein, translated as MSVTADRALMIHEPFSPPPLRLALKPEGAPAGLLDGAWWPHSRDLLRELPALTDVLDPLWGRITRIAVNPTHWPVVPRKIPVNGHVVKAGWFTTEQDRHQLLLRSYRVGRWDLLVMPPRTAAAAAARLMAAATDSAVHMSASAIIAADEAAQSEESSRRAREEEWEPEGGTVPAPSAMAVNSVVSHAVVSHAVAARQGLTAPARSFGA; from the coding sequence ATGAGCGTGACCGCAGACCGCGCACTGATGATCCACGAACCCTTCTCCCCGCCGCCGTTGCGCCTGGCGTTGAAGCCCGAAGGCGCCCCCGCAGGTCTCCTGGACGGAGCGTGGTGGCCCCACTCCCGCGATCTCCTGCGTGAACTCCCCGCCCTCACCGATGTGCTGGACCCCCTGTGGGGGCGCATCACGCGTATCGCAGTGAACCCCACGCACTGGCCGGTCGTACCGCGCAAGATTCCCGTCAACGGGCATGTGGTCAAGGCCGGGTGGTTCACCACCGAGCAGGACCGGCATCAGCTTCTGCTGCGCTCCTACCGCGTCGGCCGCTGGGACCTGCTGGTGATGCCGCCCCGGACGGCCGCCGCCGCGGCCGCCCGTCTCATGGCCGCCGCTACGGACAGCGCAGTGCACATGAGCGCGAGCGCGATCATCGCCGCGGACGAAGCCGCCCAGTCGGAGGAGAGCAGCCGGCGCGCCCGGGAAGAGGAGTGGGAGCCGGAAGGCGGTACCGTGCCCGCGCCCTCGGCCATGGCCGTCAACTCCGTTGTCAGCCACGCCGTTGTCAGCCACGCCGTGGCCGCCCGGCAGGGTCTCACCGCACCGGCCCGCTCCTTCGGGGCGTGA
- a CDS encoding SsgA family sporulation/cell division regulator, which translates to MTAISEEPHDGAADGGRRPQGAGVEDRLGVFLRLSSELSVPITARFAYRSNDPYAVHVVFDMGLGEPVSWVFARELLTAGMDGPVGEGDVLVWPVHERAVCCLSLAPRDGHALVEMPAGALAGWLKRTRRLVPIGSEENFLDVEALSQHLLYGTGPDG; encoded by the coding sequence ATGACCGCAATCAGCGAAGAACCGCACGACGGGGCGGCCGACGGCGGGCGGCGTCCCCAAGGCGCAGGCGTGGAGGACCGGTTGGGAGTCTTCCTGCGGCTGTCCTCGGAACTGTCGGTGCCGATCACGGCCCGCTTCGCCTACCGCTCGAACGACCCCTACGCCGTACACGTCGTCTTCGACATGGGCTTAGGGGAACCGGTGAGCTGGGTCTTCGCCCGCGAACTGCTCACCGCGGGGATGGACGGGCCGGTGGGTGAGGGCGACGTGCTGGTGTGGCCGGTCCATGAACGCGCGGTGTGCTGCCTCTCCCTGGCACCACGGGACGGCCACGCACTGGTGGAGATGCCGGCCGGTGCCCTCGCGGGATGGCTGAAGCGCACCCGCCGGCTCGTCCCGATCGGGAGCGAGGAGAACTTCCTCGACGTCGAGGCGCTGTCGCAGCACCTGCTGTACGGAACGGGGCCCGACGGATGA